The window GAGACTTGTAGTGGCCGGCATCTGCTGTTGATCATTTTCTGATTTCTGggcccccctttttcttctccttcttgtgtgtgtgtgtgtgtgtgtgggtgagTGTGTGTTGGTTTTGTATTCCCCcggttaaaacaaaacaaaaaccatgACTGACGTCATCATGGTGGATGGCAGCGTCGGAGCTTCCAATAATACCAACAACAATCTACCTCTGAACATGAACAACAGTGTCATCAGCGTTACGatggcagcagcagcggcagcagcagcagcagcggcggtACAGGTACGACGTCACCGACGTTAGGTGGAACATCACCCGTCtcggctgctgctgcagccgctgccatgatgatgatgcaacCGCCAGCGTCTTGCtcttcgtcgtcatcatcttcgtcgtcgtcgacgtcgGCGGCCGCCATcgctgcagcagcagccgcaGCGGCCGCTAATACACAGAGCGTTGCTGATTATTTGGCGCAGCttttgaaagataaaaaacaattggccgcTCTGCCTAACGTATTTCACCATGTCGAACGACTGCTCGACGAAGGTAAAATTCCGACTTGTTCATTTGCATGTTTGGCTCGAcccatttcgttttcttctcctttcggTGTGATGGAGCTCGTTTGATTTATGCTAGACAACGTACGCAGCTGTGTGGCGTGATGGATTATCCATCCATTCAAGATGTTAGTTAAATCTCAGGGTGGGTTTTCTTCATAAACTctcgtctgtgtgtgtgccgtAGCTTTTCGCGTGTTGAGACAGacgccattttattttatttttagccccTGACCTCCCTTattccttctctctttttccctccttttcgtgcccttttctctctctctctctctctctctctctttcgtcttgttcgttccttttttatatattttttttttgttgtgtcggATTTCCCCCGACGACCGACTTTTTTAGTATTCCatgccagtttttttttccccaaaaaaGTTAGTATTCTTGTGCGCATAGCCAACACTGTTTCGATATTCTACCGAGATTcattcgtttgtttgttgttgagtCTCtgattcttcttctctttcttgcGGACCCGATTCTCAAATCGCCTCCACCTCAGACACACCCACTCCTTTGTTGCTTCGTATTCGGTTCGAAGGTGCaaatcgtttcatttttttatttttgtttttggttgtctaccccccccccccccccccaatgtTCCCTTTGACGTGTTGTCCATCGAGCACGAACAATCATTGCGGATTAAATCCGAACGATGGCTCTCACGGACGAGATGCGTCATTTCTATCTTGAGGCGTTTTCCTCCTTTGGCCTGCCATTCTCACCTTATTTGGTAACGaggtttactttttttttcgtttccaactGACAACACGAGATTCGTTCTAAatcattattttaaaaacgctTTTTGATGTGTGTTGTTTTACACATGGCTTGATTAATAAGCTCATCATGCAAGCTGCTTATTTCATTTGCTGCCAAATATTGTTTACCTAGTTGGCGGATGCGATCGTatagaaaaccaaaaaacttgagagagtgtgtgtgttgctCCGGTAACGTTTTCTCTTTGCGGACACACTGacctgatttgtttttattcgtttttgtgtccataatactttttttttcttgtttaactACCGGGAAgctcagttttttctttccctccacCCATTGTAGAGTTTTGaaacggtgaaaaaaaaaaaaaacgtagaacAATAAGAGTTTGTCATAGTTTCAGGACCTATACGTACGCGCATTCTTTCGGAGCGGAAAAAGATTTCAATGCGCTACaggagacgaaaaaaaaaaaaaatgccgttaGTTTTGTTCTAAATGGATCATCTCCATAAAAGGaacgtccctttttttttcttgtctctcCTTTCTCGATGATTTTTTCCCTTCGAACTGCTTTTGATAAAGGATGTCAGTGTAGGAATGGATTTGTACACTATTGCGTCAGCGCATCAATTGCTCAGCTAATTGAGACGATATCCGGACGTGGAGTTGCTACCCCCACAGTTTTGTTCACGGATGGGAGAAGCCGACAGCAAGACGCATTTAGATTCGTGTCTTGGCTATGAGTGGCACTACTACTTCAAATACTCGTATCATTTTGACCAGCTATTTTTTATTGACGAGCTCTTAACTGGTTCTTAGCTCGTTTACGGTTTTGATTTGTTATTTGACGTTTTTTTAGTTAGTGCGAAGTGTCTGCCAGTGCCATCTATGTTTGAGACGTAGCACCTTGAGAGTTGCATATCTAATTCAtctgtttttcgttttttttatcgatgaATTCATAGAAATTGGAAAGGTGCGCGGTAATCTGTTCCAAATTAATGGAACCGAAAAGAAACCAATGGTACTTCCGGATGCTGTTGGCGCAGCCGTCAATCTGTCTGAAAAAGTCTACGTTCCTGTCAAAGAATTTCCAGATGTAAGCCTATCAGTCTTAGTAGTTGATTCGTCCCTTTTCAGACtaaaatttcattcattttttttttatctggtTCAGTTCAATTTTGTTGGACGCATTTTGGGACCGCGCGGAATGACGGCCAAACAACTCGAACAAGAAACCGGTTGCAAGATTATGGTCAGGGGTCGTGGATCGATGCGAGAcaagaaaaaggtaaactgtcttttgcttttattctGCGTTTCTTAGTTTCATTTATAACTTGAAATATCATTTCGTGAAGGACGTGTaaagatttatttttggataaaaataatgaaagacAGTGGAAAATGGTATATGAGAGCCATCTATTGACCAATGATTTATTGTTCGCGAAATAGGAGGAACAGAATCGGGGCAAGCCTAACTGGGAGCACTTGAATGACGAACTTCACGTGCTCATCACAGTCGAGGACACAGAGAACCGTGCGAAAGTCAAGCTACAGCGCGCAGTCGATGAAATCAAGAAACTTCTTGTACCAGCCGTAAGTGGAATTTGTGTTATCTttgcgttttctctttttctcagcgcccttttttttatccttcgtttcttgtttctctttttccatacGCCAAACGAGGCAGTCCTACTGTGTGTAACACTAGACCATCAGGTCAACTCGTTTCACTATAACGGTGCATAAACGGCAATGGCACTCAATGCCCGCTGGTATTCCTCTACGTGTTTAAAGAGTTTCAGCATGAAATGTACCAGTATAGTAACAGGGGTACCCCGTGCACGGAGAGCTAGAGTTGCGCATGTTAAGCaccatagatggcgttgcggCTGTTCCCCAAAAAGTCGCCAGTACGCACCGTTTTGACATTGCATTAGCGGCGATCTATGCTAGAGCTATCTGGCGGGTCAAACTGACAAATTCCGGAACGTATAGGCGAGTGGGTACGCCATCTCTGGAGCTTAACATGCGTGGTTCAAGTCGTTTTACAGGCGTTACTACTCTCTGACATCGCTGAAACCATGATGTTTACCAAAAGCAAGGCTTTGGGTAAAGATGCGATGGACCGCCTTTTGCTGCCATCTACCGGGATTTGGAATAAGCCAATTCTTGTTGCTTCATAATTTCTTATTCAATTGCGAAGTTAAATGTTCCATCTGTCCAAGTGACTTGGATCGTATATAGAATATAGAATATATATTCTCCCCCTCCCTCCTGTTAATGTTTATTGTGGTATTGCTgttagttaatgtttttatttgattttacgAGCAGGCGGACGGAGAAGACGAATTGAAGAAACGTCAGCTAATGGAATTGGCCATCATCAATGGCACGTATCGTGATCCATCGGCTAAACTCGGCCAACCAGGAGGAGGTGTAGCTGGAAATGTTGTTAGTGGCGTTGGTGTTGGAGGTGGCAAGGGTGCCGATCTGCTCAGCATATGTAAGTTTCGATTAAAAATATGGAGCTCATTGTACTAGTCGGTGGTGTAAATGTCAACATAACTCGCCGTCTTAACAATTTACGCTGCGTTTATGGCccatcaaattttaaaaaatgaagtttacGATTCGttcttgattttgtttttgttctaaaACACCGGTGGTTGATTCTAATCCCATAGCTATGTGTAATTAATTTGCCCAAAACGGCCTAACcaatcaacaaaacaaacaaacaaaataatttatgaTCGCCCAATGTTTGAGAAATCTTAGGTTAACCTTTCTTGTCgaagaattttgtttcttttgttttgcaattACTTCACATACCTCGTTACTACATTGACGAATGGTAGGGTTCTATGAAACGCAGATGCTTCAACAGTTCGCGAGCCGTCCTCCTTCTCCCGCCATCAACTCGTGTAcgattttcttgaaaatgagaATTTAAATAACCCCTTAATTTTTGACGCGGGTTTTGTTTGCCATAGTTAACCTATTTGTGGAATTAACTCTATTTCCTATTCGAAATcatcgttgttttttttttaagttacgCAAACTAAAGTTCATTTTGGTACCAAGTAGTTTTCTggcaatttcaaatttgacGAGAATATCATGTAGGAGTTCTTGTTTTGGTTACCTTGCCTAGAAAAGTTGGTTGGTATCATTGTTTTCTTGTAcgcaacataaaaaaaaagttaaatttgtttataagctcgctagatggcgtaagGAGTTTTAGAATTGTTCACGCCCATTTagttgtttcatttcgttggatATTGTTTAGCACATTGGCAACCGCATAATCTCGAAGACTATTTCGGCTACAATGTGATGTTCTAATTGTATCGCGTTCTGTAGATGCGCCGCGTCTTTTGCAGCCAGGAGTCGGATTGGGTTCACCAGGTGGACTGAGAAATCCATCAGCCGGCGCTTCACAACTTGGTAATATTTTTCCAACTCGTTTACGTTAAACAAAACACACTAagtattgttattttttgtcgTTCAGAATATTACTTCAATCAAGCGTCTTCAAAAGGTATGTTTCGTTTGCTCGAATGCAAATCAGACTATGATTTATTACAACGTTGATGATGTCAACAATAGATTCGTGGAATGGGATCGCAGGTGCACCCCTCATTCTTTCGCCACGAGGAATGCAGCATTCATCGGCCGCTTCCTCAATGGCGGCTCTTCTCAATTCAGCTGCATCAGGTGGTCCGCCTCCGCTGATCAGCGCTGCAGACGCTGCTGCAGGATTGCTTTATTCACCTTacgctgccgccgccgccgctgaaTATTCCAACTACGCAgctgccgctgccgccgccgccggcCTTTCGTCTCAACTGTTGGCCGAATACCAGACGGGCGTGCCGTCTTCCAACGACGGCACCGCTGGTGGGTTGTTTGCCCGATagctttcttcttcttcttctttctttcctttttattattattatttttttaattattatttttcttcttttaagtTTTATAATCATCTATtggattcgtttttttttctacgtgTGCCTCTTCActgttttttccccttctagATTATGAAATGTTAAGTTTAGGAATTTGACTCAAGTtctgttcaatttttttttttagcaaattAGCTTTGCGCTTTGAACAAGTAGAATACCTTTGCTGGTGGAGACGATCAATTTCTTGGGCCTTGGCCTTTCAATGATTTTAGTAGCTGTGCCAAAATTTTCATCTCGAGTTCAGTTCGTTAGTAATGAACTTGTTTATAAGAACATTCCCGTCCAATTActgcgaattttttttttttaaagagggaatcgcacaacaacaacaaaaaaagggggaaataaaGAATATGTAACTCTAGCGTTTACTGCTCTAGAGCTCTTTTATTCATTAAGCAACTGTACACTATCAGAGGCAGAAGGAAAATGGTTGTCGAAAACAATTGCCCATACTCATCTGATCTTGAAATGCCTGTTGATTAACATTACTCGGTCAACAGAAAAATCCATCGAGTTGACTAATTGGGAGTAGACACTTTTTGAATGGGCCAttgttttcaacaacaaactgttttccttttattcgtttcgtttcctctttttaatgaaaaataattgacGGTAGTGGACCGTTACGCGCACGACGCTTTACACAGCTTACTAAAACATAATAggatttttttataaaaaggAGGCATTGAATGTATTAAGAACCAAATGTTTGTGTCTATTGatgtttcccccttttttttttctttcttcttctgaatTTACGTTATCAATCATCTATCATTATTTGACTTCTTCAGTGTATTTAAACATAAACTTACTAATGAAACACCGGCCGCTCCGC of the Daphnia carinata strain CSIRO-1 chromosome 10, CSIRO_AGI_Dcar_HiC_V3, whole genome shotgun sequence genome contains:
- the LOC130699170 gene encoding LOW QUALITY PROTEIN: KH domain-containing RNA-binding protein QKI-like (The sequence of the model RefSeq protein was modified relative to this genomic sequence to represent the inferred CDS: inserted 1 base in 1 codon), giving the protein MTDVIMVDGSVGASNNTNNNLPLNMNNSVISVTMAAAAAAAAAAAVXGTTSPTLGGTSPVSAAAAAAAMMMMQPPASCSSSSSSSSSSTSAAAIAAAAAAAAANTQSVADYLAQLLKDKKQLAALPNVFHHVERLLDEEIGKVRGNLFQINGTEKKPMVLPDAVGAAVNLSEKVYVPVKEFPDFNFVGRILGPRGMTAKQLEQETGCKIMVRGRGSMRDKKKEEQNRGKPNWEHLNDELHVLITVEDTENRAKVKLQRAVDEIKKLLVPAQADGEDELKKRQLMELAIINGTYRDPSAKLGQPGGGVAGNVVSGVGVGGGKGADLLSIWFYETQMLQQFASRPPSPAINSYAPRLLQPGVGLGSPGGLRNPSAGASQLEYYFNQASSKDSWNGIAGAPLILSPRGMQHSSAASSMAALLNSAASGGPPPLISAADAAAGLLYSPYAAAAAAEYSNYAAAAAAAAGLSSQLLAEYQTGVPSSNDGTAGGASGKLRRHLGSQGREHPYQRNDLN